The Malaclemys terrapin pileata isolate rMalTer1 chromosome 7, rMalTer1.hap1, whole genome shotgun sequence nucleotide sequence ATGAATGATTGTATTGTGACCATCTCAACTTCTCTGAGTCATTGATACTACTGATCATGAGGGACTACTGACTTGCTCGTGGTGCCTTGTTGGAGTGACCCTGCAGtcgctcttccccttcctcttagGCCTGCCAGAGAGGTGTTGAGTACTTTCTTTCCCACCCCAATGGCATTCTTGGTATCCTTATTCTGCCACAAGGTTTGATACTGTAATGCCTCGTGATTACTGTGTACAGTATGCAAGGCCATCAAGGGAGATAGTTATGGGCTAGAGTGCCACCTGCATGGAGAAGACAGTTTCTCTTCAAGTCTGGATTCAGATTTTTCTGTTCTTTATGTGCTAACCAAAGTTTGGACGTCATTGGAGATCTGTTACAGCACCCCAAAGGCACTCAGGTGAAAGTCCTCCCCTTGCTTCCCCATACTCCAATCTTTTGAACTTGCTACTTGACTGCCTACCGCAGCCCAAGTTTGGTGATGTTCAGATCATGCTGCATGTCTTTTTTCTTCTGTCGTGCTTTTGTCTGAGTATTTTAtttgctgggaggaggagggatgaagGAGTTAGGTCAGGTGAGGTTTTTTGAAAAGCAGAGAGGGACTGACTTTAGGTTGGCTTAATAAATATTGTATAGTACCTGGGTACTTTTGCCATAGATGCTGCACAAACTCACTACTAAATAAACTACTGTTTTTGTAAATATTGTTTTTTAGTGTAAGTGTCCTTTAAATATACCATGCTGTTACAGAGACAAAGCCTTTACAAATGAGAAGCCAGCATAAACTTACATTAACAGTCGTTCAATACACGGAACCAGGAAGTCCCAGGAGTATGCAGTAAGACGATGCAGTCGAGTTGGCCATGTTGGAGAGAGACGCAGGATAATCCTTGAAGAAGCCACACATGCAGTAGCCACTAACGAAGGAGCATAATTTAAAAATGCATGATCTGGATAGACACAAAAATTGTTTAGATGAGTCAGACACAAATATTATTTAAGAAATAAGGTTGCATTAACTAAACCATGCAACACACCTTGCAGAGATACTTCCAGAAAGTAATCAGCATATTTTGCCATGTATAACTTCGTCTTCTCTAAGGAAACCATTGGCCAGCCATCGTGGAGATCTGTCTCATGGACGGCAATTGAAAGGTAATATTCAATGAAGTGAGCAGCAGTTGGGAGGCACAAGTTCCACTGAAATGTTTCTAGCAACAACAGCTCCATGTGTAGCAAGTTCTGTTTTGTTAATACCAGATTCATGTTAGTCATACAACCCAAGCTGTTCAATTGTTCGAGCTTAGGGACACTGTCTTCCTTTTCTTCAAATTtaccttggggtgggggaagaggaagaaaaatataattagaaacatGAGTACAACATACACCAAACTGCATTTGCTGCTATCTTTAACAttagggtacttttcaatgtaaACACTTGCTATACAATTATTTTGCCATGTCAAATAGGCTCCTGCATGCAAAACTCAATGGGACGGTTCtgctgaggagaggagaggcATACTGTCAAGGGTTAAGCTTCAGCAGATAGTTGCTATGCAACCTATAGGATATTACAGCAGTGTcacacttcctgttgtctcttcATAGCTTCTCTCACACAAACAAGAGCcagttgcagagagagagaatactgaTGATGGTATGGTGTAGCCTGACGGTAATTCATAAATGACTTCTTGTTATTCATTAAGTTATCCTAAAACCTATCCCGGTAACTGCTTAAGTACCATTGAGACTagccttaataaataaataaaatagtgcAAGAGTCCGCCTTTAgtttttagcttaaaaaaaaaaaaaaaaaaaaaaagtctttccctGTTCAAAGTGCAGTAGGAAGAATCAACTTGGTATAGAGGCTCTAATGATTTCAGTGTTTACAGGTACATTTAAATTCAATAACTGACTTAAACAGAAATTGAGCCCTTCGGTCTAAATCAAGTGAGTTTCAGTAATCTGTATTGTCATTTGCATATTGTCATTTATGTAGACTTCCACAATTGTCCCTCCTTTTAAGTTCGTcagtacttagattgtaagtcccagaagacagggaccatctttttgttctgtgtttgtacagcacctagcacaatgggatcctgctcCACACTAGAACATCTAGGTGctgcagtaatataaataatagtagtAGCTCCACCCCGTCCTGGACTTTGCCTTATCATACGTGTATGTTTTAGTCTAACATGAAGTTATACATGTAAAAGCCCAGCAATAATGGATGCAAGTGCCACATTTCTATGGAACTCGCCACTGTTTTGCTACCCCAGTTTCACCCCACTTTTCACCTTCTGTAGAAAGAGTGTAAGAAAGGAGGAGTTATGTTCTTTTAGTAAATAAGGACTCTTCAGTAGCAGTGGCACTCAGTCCACCGAATTAATTCCCTTGGTTCTTCCAATTGTGGAAGGTACCTGTTTACTGTAACCATTTTGTTCATATTTTAGTTCTCACAAGAGGATATAAATCCAAAAGTGACATTCAAAATGTCTTCAGCACCTACAACAGATGAGacttttctcctttttctgtGTATAATTTGGCAACTTGGGAGGTGGCAGGTGATTGCCTTTAAAAAGAGGGCTCGTTTTCTTGTAACTCcttcttaaattttattttaaaagctttagTCAATTTATTTGTGATGTAGCTTTTAGTGTTCTTTCCCCCCACCTTCACCAAATACCAACACAATTTGAAAGTCTTGAGAGAGGCCCGcatattggaccaaattcagctGTGCTAATCTTTTATACATTATTTTCCTTCTAAATCTGCTTGATCACCTCAGAATGATCCTTTAGTTGGTACAAGAACCTAAGTCAGTTAAGTTAGTGCCAAGTATcatggggtagccgtgttagtctggatctgtaaaaagcgacaaagagtcctgtggcaccttatagactaacagacgtattggagcatgagctttcgtgggtgaatacccactttgtcagattaGTGCATAATACTTACTTGCTAAAAGTAAACAGGAAAGAGCAACCACATGTAGCTGCTGAATGGATATATCATAGCGGTCCATGAAGAGGTCCAGTAGATAGACAGCAAGATGTCGCGCAGCAGGACAGAGTCTGAAACGATTGCTCACAATGGCAATCAGGTCTGCAAAATATCTTCTCAGATTTAACTGGGGAGACTGGCCTTTGTAGGAGGGAAGCTTCAGCTCCTAGACAGAGAGCAGCATCTAGTTGCACTACAACCACTATTACTTTTATGCAAATACACTTGCCAAAAATACATAAGAAAATTGACTGGATTAATACATAAAGGAATGTTCAAAGCAGTTTTTAGGAGGCACCGTCATGATTTTGCTGTTTATTTTCACATAGTGGAACTGTTCTCTTGCTGAGGATGCCTATTTATTATCTTATGACACCTATACAAGGAGTATCTAGATTCTacagaacaattatttaaaatagaatGCTCTTATAAAGCTCACTTGGCCCAAAACTTAGAAACAAACAAGCCAAATATGGTTTTACTGAACATAATGACAGACTGACAAAGAAAAACCCTTGTGGCATGGTCcgactataaaaaaaaataaaaaatcagactCTGAAGGGACTGTTCCAAGGACAAGAGCCTTAACTGCTAGGACAGTGTTCTTCACTGTGGAAGGCGGAATTCCAGGCAACTGCAACCAAAACAACACAGCTGATCTCCACTATCACAAATGAACAGAGAGAAAGAGCTACACTCTGGAACTCCAAGATTTGATATGGTTTGGGATCATAATGCTTATTGTAATAACATTTCCCAGCAGGGGGCCTATTTTGAGACACCAGGTAGAGTTGAGATAACTGGAAAGTTTACAGATCCATAGACATtcaggcaagaagggaccatcacgatcCTTTAGTCTAATCTCCTGCACATCACGAGTGTAAGGTAAATTCTAGAGTTTTAAAATCATATGATTATCTTTAAAATaaccagccctttaaatagtttcAAA carries:
- the CCNJ gene encoding cyclin-J → MELEGQWWKGQLAADIHQALRYKELKLPSYKGQSPQLNLRRYFADLIAIVSNRFRLCPAARHLAVYLLDLFMDRYDISIQQLHVVALSCLLLASKFEEKEDSVPKLEQLNSLGCMTNMNLVLTKQNLLHMELLLLETFQWNLCLPTAAHFIEYYLSIAVHETDLHDGWPMVSLEKTKLYMAKYADYFLEVSLQDHAFLNYAPSLVATACVASSRIILRLSPTWPTRLHRLTAYSWDFLVPCIERLLIAHDNDVKEANKQKGQHAQPAQQSAFPTQTPTPQQAHVQQHVSQYLQAHQAPLQYHHQTSQQQNCQQMVSTSHTSSYPLQTCPAGLQSSVQARGHIQTGASMSLAVPIEVKPCISVSYNRSYQINGRYPCITPCFER